The Aedes albopictus strain Foshan chromosome 2, AalbF5, whole genome shotgun sequence region AAATTGTCAAACGTGAGACGTCTAGTGCTACCTAGTTCTTTCTTTAACTGGTTCAAACTTTTTAGTGAGTTGATTTCCATCCGTATTTCGTTTTGTGTGATTAGACAGCTTCCACGTGTTGAATTGAATCTTAAAAGAAAATTACAACGGCACGATGAAATCTGCATACACGACGAGAAATTTCACAAACTGTTAAACACTTGTATTGATGTGTCAAAATCTTTCTTATTTCAACTTCAGATATATATTTTGCACACGGCATAttataaactgaagtttacacgTTACAATACATCAAACGCCGAAATAAACCTGAGCACAGAACCTAAAACAACGCGTTGATTAGGCACAACGAATGACTTACATGTATTGGATCTATAGTCATGAAACAAAGGGCTTTCAGTTTTTCTAAATTTATCTGTATACACACATGTGCATGAATAGAATTACATGGTAGTATATGTAAGGCACATGGGTAATCATAATGGCATAGAGCATGAAATAATCAGTTGCACTTTGAATAAATAGCAAATATATATTAgatggatctatagttatggaacagagtgtatgtttatttttattttgcagtgctataatatttagcgtgtaatagtgtctTGAACTTTTCGTATTTTTTCCAGCCGCACCCTGTAACCTCGACACTATCAGCAAGGCTCCCTTGTGCTCTTTGTTGCGCTTGAGCTCGAAGATCATTTCGCCTGTACGAGTACGTCAAATACTGCGTACGTCAGCTCCAACACATCATCCTTCCCGCGCTTGGCACTTGTCCTCCTACCCATTTTTCGACCAGGACCGTACAATTCTGACCCTccgaattcttcttcttcttcttcttttttctatcCACTAGGGTCCAGAGGGTGTCCTCCAAATGGCCCGCCCCAACATGCGGTGACTGAGGACCTATCAATGGTCTCTGGGCCCATCCTTCCCAGCTTTCCACTGGCATTATCGCCGACTTTCGGGGTTAATAAACTTCTAGACTTGCGAGCTCCGCCTGGTTACTCCACAGttgacggctgcctcacacgcTCTGCGATTGCTGGCATTGAAAAGGCATTCGTCTGTGTAGACTAACTTCACGGTTCTGCCGCAGTTGTCATGAGTTTATCCTGGTACTGCTTGACCGCCATCGTAGACTTCCGAAGTTTGAGGCCTTTACTGATGTTAGACTTCTCAAGGGCGCAAAGCCAATGATGGAGGCAAGCTGCTGCGCAGCCACCTCCTTTGTACAGAGCTATCTCTACGCTTCGCACATGACCTATCCCAACAAACTGGTCGTGGACATAATGAAGTTCCCCACGCTGACATTTGGCGCGCAGCTGCCTCCCACTTCTTGCAACGGGGTTCACCTCGTCACTACCCCTACTACTTATTTTCTGATCTTGTCGTAAGCGATCGTATCTGGTACACTCTTCGGGTTGCCTGAGAAGGCGAAAATCTCAGTCTGGGTAGACTTTGGCCTTTTCAGCTTCATCGGCTCTGTATAACAAGCCCTGCTTAAGATCCTTGCTAATTTTAGATTTCGATGACGCAAAGCCAAAAGCTGCTGCGCAACTACCTCAACCACAGAAAGCACATTCCTGTTTTCATTTATGGTTCTTAACAACTATGTACGCTCTATCAATGACCTCTCCAGACGCACTAGTGGGAAAGAAAATGGTATTCTCTACGTTCTTCTGCCTCTGCTCTCTTTAGAAGAGACTCAACTAACTCACCTGTCGTGAAAGGGTTTATCTCACAAATACCGCTGCTAACTGTATTTGATTTTTGGTTTTTAGGTATTTAAGCTCATTTTTGAATGTCACGACCCACGAGTAGCTCGATCTAATAAGCCCAATAATATGTTTAGAGAATGAAAAATGGACCAAAAGCCTCAAGATCTGACCATCCAATCATTCAGACTTTGCCTTCATTTTCGTTAGCTCCGCAGATATTTCACTTCCAACGATGTCACGAAAATCTTGTAAAAATCTCCGAGAGACCTTGATCAACAGACCACTTTTGAACAGACCACTTTGAAATGCATCTCTGGTAAAGTGAGAAAGCAAcaagtagagtttttttttcaagctctgTGTTATGTTTGCGTATTTGCAAGGCTGCCATTGTGACGACCATCTTTGGATTTCGTCATATATGTGCTGCAGAAAATTAGGTGCTTTTGACTTACAAAAAAACACTTACAAAATAGCAGATTTGATCATCTAATACGTAAACAAAGATAGTCCATCGTTTCGATATATCCAAGGCCATAACTAACCATACAAATGAAGAAGGTCCAAATTATCCTATTTGAGCAAGTATAATCACGTATATGAACAAGTATGTTATATTTTCATAAATAATGACAAGTcataacatggcgaccgtgacaataCCATAACAGGCTATCGTCGATTATAAATCACAGCGCGATGAAACGTTGCAGTATTCAAATCAAGTAGCACAAAACTCGCTCGAATTTATGACGGCGAATTGGTGGTTTGATTTAATATGAAGCCATTCGTACGCTTCTATATTTACTGGGAATGTTTCGGATGTTATTAAAGGCAAGCTTCACactaatttttacaatttttcatttacTGGCAAGCGCTCACAGCTAATAAATACAAACGCACACACTCTCACATACTATTGCTAAACCCCGGTTACCCTGCACACGGTAGCTGATTATACCTCAAACAAGCTCCGATGTTATCCTCTGGACTCCCTTTGTCCATTCCTTCACCAAAGTGAATCCCCAACCCGAACGGGGTCACCGACGTTTCCACCCGGCATGGAGAAACCCCCAAAGGACATAGAGAGTTCCCGCAATGCACCGGAATGCAGCTGGGCAAATCGCCCATCCCGGCGCCGATGAAATCTTCCACTATACAGGGAAGCGTAATGCGGTCCCGACAGTTGGAGATAAACTGCCGCGAATAACCGCCAAACTGTCGGCCTTGCCGATGAGATCCATCGAAGCTTCGATACGAATCGAAAATACTCCGCGAAAAGAACGACGGGAAGaagctatcgaaaaagccacctCCACCCCCTCCAGAGCCCTCGTCGGCAGCATCAGGGTCATCTGCTTGTGGCTCGTCAGCTTCAGGCGGGTCAGCAGCCGGTTCATCTGCTGCCGGCTCATCTGCGGCCACTGGATCGTCTGCCGCTACGGCGTCATCTGCCGGTGAATCGAGCAATCCTGGACTGCCCTCGCCATCCGCCGCGGGAACTAAATCGTCCACTACCGGAATGTCAGCAGCCGGTGCAAGTGGATCACTTGCCAATGCCGGATCCGAAAACGTTCCTGTTCCACCCGGACCACCAATGCTTCCGCCTGGTCCAGCTGAGCCTCCAGGCCCACCTGACGATCCCCCGGGAAAACCGCCACCCGGAGAACCGCTCCCTCCCCCATCCGATAAAGGATTCCCAATCCTGAAAGATTGATCATCACACGGCTCATAAGCAACTGAACACATGCCTTTCTCCTGTCGAATGCACGCTCGATAGTTGTGGTTCGCCAAATGCCTTCCGTTTTCGGCAAAATTGAACGTCTGTATGACCCCTTCCAGTCCCGTATAATACTGCATGCATCCACTCGGAGCCCGCTGGCTGAACGGTATCTGTGTAATCTTGATTTCCCACAGTCGCTGTGTGAAGGACCGCGGCGAAAAGTTCATCAGCAGTTCAATCTCCTCGTCGTCCCGCCGCTTCGGGTTCAGGTCGTAGTACAAATGTTGTCCACTGTTTTGACCGCACAGGTCAAACGGTAACACTCCGCCAATTAGTTTGAACACATCCCCTTCGCATATTCCTGTCCGTCGATTGGGTTGTCCCTGCGGAATGAAAGCAAACAAACAGATAAATACGGACGGGTTGTTCCACGTTGTATCGACAAATCGTTTTGTATGTATCAATCACCAGTAGGTACCTATTAGTTTAACACAAGGTTTAACAACTCCATGAAAATATGACAGATGCGTAAAGTTGGGCATAAATACGTTAGGCATAATCGACGACCGGCATAGCGGACGTCAGGATTACTGGGCGATAGGCATAACTTGTCAATCATTTAACCGCTCGCTACACCTAACATCCATTATGTCTAACATCTATTGTGCTTGATGAGGTATactcaaaaatgatacttattaTGTCCAAATGTTCCATGTTCCATTTGGCATGGAATGACCCACACACAAATGGTCACAGCATCCGTTCAACAGGTTAACGGCAATGAATCTAATTACGCTCAATTACCAATGCAAAATGGATGAAATCGAATTTGAGTTGGGTGATTTCCTCGCTCATTAGCTTGATCTTCAGCTTGCACAGTGACATATCCCTCGGTACCAACGCCGGGAAGCTCGGGGACACAAAGTACGTAATGTTGTTGGCCATCTCCTGGTCGCACGTGGCGGTGACTGAAATCGTGtgaacaaaaacaaacaaaaacggaAATATTTAAAGGCAAATTAGCTTCTGCAAAGTTTGGCaataaaatgaataaataaacgCTAAATTTCCGCCCAAAACACCTCGAGGGAACAAAACTGAAATTAAGCCTTACAGACGCAGCAAACGCCGAAACCGAGCGCACATTGGCCCCGCGCTGAGCCACCCTGGATGCGGCATTCGTACGTGTTCAAACACTGACCGGTCCGCAGTCCGTCCTCCGAGAGACACTCGTCATCCACCGGGACCGGGAAAAAGTTGAGCACTGAGAAATAAACGAGAGGAGGGAAAACGGAAAATTTAGAATTAATTACCAGAGAATCCTCGTGAATGACGGCAGTTGGTTATTGAGTTTGGCAAAGTACAATTTTCTGGACAAACAAATGTAAACGAGATTAGATCGGTGGTCGGTGTTGCAAACAACAAAACTTTATATGGTAGGGTCTCGTCTCAAACTGTTTTTCAGGCTGAACATCAGGGTGGTGGACAAACGGCATTCTTTTGCAGAATTCAGATGATGTCTATATGTGCGtctatgtacaaaaaagttactcTCCAATTAAATACTTCCCTTTAATCGATTCTGAGGAGTTTAGCACGTGTTGTCTGTAGAAAATAGTAACGATAACCCGGATTAAAACTAACCATAAGGTATTAGGTGAAaatcattcctgtaccatacagtgtatcagctacaataaagtgtattgtaattgaATGATTCGCTAAAACCTTtgtacattgtagctactatacatttacatccgatctttatgtaacaatatattatactgtttatCATACGCGTGAACCATTCatttttccgaaatattatttttcgtgcatttttaatgttttattcaaTTTAAGATttaaggaaaggaaagagaaaaaagtgaatgagttgaaacaattcaaaatcaatcaaatgtttaaataagtggtaaaccaggtgttctaaggactgcagatccaagagatatggcgggcaagGTATATAGAGtgtgatgagaggaatacgaaagtaggtcaacccggaaagacacaGGTCAGATTattgtaaatcagtggatgagtccaatactattctttctgtatttgcatttaggagaGTTTTCTATCCTTCTCTCATGTGAATTTGCCATCTTccatcaaatgcgattgacgaaatttatctttgacgaagagccatctttaacatatggacgggacactgaaatgacttctaatataggttcgtctgcgggtttgctgtttaacctaacttatatttgagtTGAACTTGACGGTttcctcatgagttgttatgcatTTCAAAcattagtcaaactggagcctcaatattgcaataacgattaagctcaatattgcaataacgattAGCACATAGTTgcttcattattcgaaacggttctctgcgccatttgcGCCGAAAGAAGTTAGACGatttcaaagttaccctataaaaataataaatttgtgaataactttgttatttcaaaagctagagTTTTTTGACATTcagcaaaaaatgtatttttacattccaaacaattttgtataaaacgcaaaaaaatgtaaaaagtcccgttaaaaagttatggtgaaatatatgatttctcgTAAAGTATGTAATTTAGCAttatgacgtctttgacaaagttgttcaaaattgcattttgcacaagttTGCCAAAGACATCagacgtctatctgcattttttgagaaattattgtTTTTATCTCACTTATAGGTATACTGATCATCCAGCTCttcatgtcaaaagatgcgctttGTCTTATGTACAAACTTCTcagaagaaactatatcgcatatcggttgaaaagttattttttttttttttattcgtgaattttatctTAAGCTAATTTTTCACAAtgaaaagttattaaaaaagcgcacgatatcggcaaaataaaacactgagcatgggagcctaagcttcaactgttaatgcaattagAGACTACTCAGACGGGGCGATCCTAAACATGAAGGGTTGTTCAAGACACTTTGGAGAAttaccaaagcgcattctaataatgtTGAACTTGATAGGTTCTAATCCTCACTATCAAAGATAGTTCTACTTCACATTATTTTCAGGTAAGTTTGGCtagaaagcctaagatgccattaacaggaggaaaatgacaagatattaTAAAAGGATATggaatgtaaaacaatacaacataacaaaaaagaaccattccaaaaccatttgattaaatgtatagccagtagtgaaattacaattaaaaacaatatatctacggttcattttattgtttgaaaccatatatgtaccatacaatgtacggtatatgaaAACCcacgtatttatttatttatttatttatttatttgccaaATACTTGTAGCGTAAGGGTTCACCCTTATAAAATTACTACAATCGGTATCTTAATGTTGTTCAACCACTTTCATATACTCAAGCTAATTCATTTCTAAATAtatacattaaaaaaaacaagtttaaaCTATACTCTACTTTGTTGATTAGTTGCCTCGTTCACTTCAATTCCCCTCATTGAGCCAGCTCAAACACTCACGACGAAAACTTGCTGCAGCTCGCAAAACTTTAATTTCGTTAGGAAGCTGATTCCATAGAATGATGGCACGTACAAAAAAGGTATTGCCATAGTGTGACGAGTTGTGATGCAATAGAACATAATGTCTTACACGATTGCTCCTAAAAGGTTGCAGCTTATCAGCTAGGTATTGAGGTCCATGATGAATTATTCTAAACAAAGAAGTATAGCAGCGTAGTTTAAAATAGTTATAGAAAGAGCAGCCTAAAAGATGGCGCTGTAGATGCGTTACACTTGCATATCTATTGAGATTATAAATCCATGGTACGCAGTGGTTCAGAGCAACTCTAAGGCGATCATAACTAGCAACAGTAACATTTATAATCAATTCCAGACCATATGCGAAATGAGGTAATATTAGCGACTTGAACAACTTTAACTTGGTAGTAACCGGAAGCATTGAAGCAGTAAGTTTCAAGTGGCGAAGACCAGCATATATTTTCCCGCATTGTGAATTAACTTGAAAGTTCCATTCAAGATTATTTTGAAATATAATTCCTAAGTTTGTAGCTCTATCTACATATTCGATAATTTCATCATTAATAAGTAAAACAGGTAGAGATGGACGTGTTTGTAATCTAGAGATAAACATAGCCTTTGTTTTAGAAGAATTTACGGGTAGAAGATTATGTTCGGACCATTGTTGAACACGTTTGAGGTCTGAATTTATCAACAGCGCTATGTTTCCAAGGTCATTACTTGTAGTACAAAGGTAAAGCTGTACGTCATCAGCAAACATATGTATAAAGCATGATTTCAACACAGTTGGAAGGTCATTTATAAACAGAGAGAACAGCAGGGGGCCTAAAACTGAACCCTGAGGTACAcctgacaaaataaagattggttTCGAAAGATTATCATTTGCTTCCACCACTTGCATGCGTTGGTTCAAGTAGGATTTTATCAACTCTACTGCATTCCGGTGAAAATTGAACTGTGTTGAGAGCTTTTTTAGAAGTTTAACATGTGGGACCCTGTCGAAGGCTTTAGAGAAGTCGATCAGAAGCAAGAATGCTACACCTTTCTTATCAATAGTTTGATGTATATCATCGTGTACTTTTAGTAAGGCGGATGTTGTACTGCGCCCTGATCTAAATCCAGACTGGTAAGGACTGAGAAGATCGTATCGTTTCACATAATCTTGGATTTGAACTTTCAAAATCTTTTCGAATGCTTTCGAAAGAGAGCATAGGATACTGATCGGTCGAAGGTTATCCAAACTATTTCCAGACGACTTTTTGCGAATTGGTAAGACTTTGGCAGTTTTCCACGCTCTAGGAAATTTGGCTGTAGTAATGAATAAGTTAAAAAGGTGAGTAATTGGAGTAATAACATAAGGTAAAATAATCTTAATAAACCTTAGAGACACGCCATCTAAACCAACAGCGTTTGAAGAAACAGCggaaattgctgatgaaacttCCAACTCACTACACGCAATGAATTTGAAACCATATGCGTTAAGCGGTGGTATTGAATGAAATTCTGATTCACGAGTAAAGTTACCGCCAAAGTAATTATTTATTTCATCGCTAGTATTACAGAATTCTGCATCGCTTTTTGAATTTgtaacatttattttttttaatttcttccacAATTCTTTGCTAGACAGTGATGACTCTAAGTTTGTTGAGAGATAATCAGATTTAGCCTTACAGATCACGCAAGTGACTCTATTACGCAACCTCTTGTACTCATTTCGGTCAGCTGTGTTTTTGCTGCGAATCCATTGTCGATATGCTACGTCCCTTT contains the following coding sequences:
- the LOC109421544 gene encoding uncharacterized protein LOC109421544, with protein sequence MLVKNMPKLNVNHRELIALPRAATSALVSLVSTTTVVTAVLSMMVLHRSGCQAAPSLAAKSWPVMKNYDIWGTTLAEQVSREADLSLSGPFSPGSRSSSSLLQSATDIRNGTAFRRRSRVFGMEGLVENDIFDLDRSNDFGVGGRNRSRRRNSKVLNFFPVPVDDECLSEDGLRTGQCLNTYECRIQGGSARGQCALGFGVCCVFTATCDQEMANNITYFVSPSFPALVPRDMSLCKLKIKLMSEEITQLKFDFIHFALGQPNRRTGICEGDVFKLIGGVLPFDLCGQNSGQHLYYDLNPKRRDDEEIELLMNFSPRSFTQRLWEIKITQIPFSQRAPSGCMQYYTGLEGVIQTFNFAENGRHLANHNYRACIRQEKGMCSVAYEPCDDQSFRIGNPLSDGGGSGSPGGGFPGGSSGGPGGSAGPGGSIGGPGGTGTFSDPALASDPLAPAADIPVVDDLVPAADGEGSPGLLDSPADDAVAADDPVAADEPAADEPAADPPEADEPQADDPDAADEGSGGGGGGFFDSFFPSFFSRSIFDSYRSFDGSHRQGRQFGGYSRQFISNCRDRITLPCIVEDFIGAGMGDLPSCIPVHCGNSLCPLGVSPCRVETSVTPFGLGIHFGEGMDKGSPEDNIGACLRYNQLPCAG